The nucleotide window ACGCTACAAGATTAAACCAGAGTATTGATGATTACGAGCTTGTGAAAGTTGTAAGTTAGTTTAGTAATTATGGCTACAAAAAGACAAGTTTTTTATAGTTTCCATTACAAACCGGATTGTTGGCGCGCTTCAACAATTCGCAGTATTGGTGCGATTGAGGGAAATAGACCTGCGCCTGACAACGATTGGGAAACAATATCGAGCAATGGTGATGAGGCCATAAAAAAGTGGATAAGTGAACAGATGAAATACAGATCATGCACTGTCGTTCTTGTTGGGAATAAAACCGCAGACAGAAAATGGATAAACCACGAAATTATAAAATCATGGAATAATAAAATGGGAGTTGTGGGCATTTATATCCACGGAATAAAAAATAGCGAAGGATTTATTACTGAAAAAGGAAACAATCCGTTTGATTACATACCGTACGGCGATAGCGGAAAAAAGTTATCCGCGATAATAAAGTGTTACAACCCAGCAGGCGTGAATAGTAAGGAAAGATATGATTGG belongs to Patescibacteria group bacterium and includes:
- a CDS encoding TIR domain-containing protein, whose protein sequence is MATKRQVFYSFHYKPDCWRASTIRSIGAIEGNRPAPDNDWETISSNGDEAIKKWISEQMKYRSCTVVLVGNKTADRKWINHEIIKSWNNKMGVVGIYIHGIKNSEGFITEKGNNPFDYIPYGDSGKKLSAIIKCYNPAGVNSKERYDWISRNISNAVEEAVTIRNSN